One stretch of Candidatus Neomarinimicrobiota bacterium DNA includes these proteins:
- the tnpA gene encoding IS200/IS605 family transposase, translating into MSIHSKTRLLTHIVWSTHKRERLTPRSLRIELNDYIHTYADAHSMRLIKLYVNPDHVHLFINMDPTQSIASTVKLLKGASSRWLNQQDSQKRKFSWGRGYGAFSVSQSHAQRVIWYIHNQEEHHRQRSFTEEFSDFKFKYKVDAANR; encoded by the coding sequence ATGTCCATCCACTCCAAAACCCGCTTGCTAACTCATATCGTATGGTCAACCCATAAGAGGGAGCGGCTCACCCCTCGATCCCTAAGGATTGAATTGAACGATTATATACATACTTATGCTGATGCTCATTCAATGCGGCTAATAAAACTGTATGTGAACCCCGACCATGTTCATTTGTTTATTAATATGGACCCAACTCAATCTATTGCCAGCACTGTAAAATTGCTCAAAGGTGCATCTTCCCGCTGGCTCAATCAACAAGATTCGCAGAAGCGCAAATTTAGCTGGGGGAGAGGTTATGGTGCCTTTTCAGTAAGCCAATCCCACGCTCAAAGGGTCATCTGGTATATCCATAACCAAGAGGAGCATCATCGCCAAAGGTCATTCACTGAGGAATTCAGTGACTTTAAGTTCAAGTACAAAGTAGATGCAGCTAACCGTTAA
- a CDS encoding T9SS type A sorting domain-containing protein, protein MQRFLIVLLAMHWMNHPAQAQSVIINEMSQGSDGGKEWVELLIVDEGVDLRGWELGDNDDGIWHPIAEFSNHSNLSNIARGTILVIFNSGDVDGTITAAGGEDTTFSDKSVLLGVNNASFLIDTGPWGGTYGAFANSDGDDAPALKDASDVIIHDMAVTHLAATVSAPGTGEVKYYTGNTLGGIVDDSQWTEASSSSATPGQANGGDNSNWVDQSLPVELSRWWAKAIDGEVRLNWTTDSEFENQGFIIERRHNSGDRSQNLWAEISSFVTNPDLLGQGSTSAQNEYSFIDKQVKVGESYSYRLSDVDYRGNIAGHLVISVAVVDDRRKHTYSLGYYPNPCNSEINLVVGAGNEGGPLCIDILNLRGEVVKNLYSGTPATSILNVRWNGTSSDNIPVSSGTYIVKISGPQTSQSKAITIIQ, encoded by the coding sequence ATGCAACGATTTCTTATCGTTCTGTTGGCCATGCACTGGATGAATCATCCAGCACAAGCTCAGAGTGTGATTATTAATGAGATGTCCCAGGGCTCTGATGGTGGCAAGGAGTGGGTGGAGCTTTTAATTGTGGATGAGGGTGTGGATTTGCGAGGCTGGGAACTGGGAGATAATGACGATGGAATCTGGCATCCCATTGCCGAATTTTCCAACCATTCGAATTTGAGCAATATTGCCAGGGGTACTATCCTTGTCATTTTCAACAGTGGTGACGTGGATGGAACCATTACTGCAGCTGGGGGTGAGGATACAACTTTTAGTGACAAATCAGTACTGCTGGGGGTGAATAATGCCAGTTTCTTGATCGATACAGGTCCCTGGGGCGGCACTTATGGAGCCTTTGCTAACTCAGACGGTGATGATGCCCCAGCGCTAAAAGATGCCAGTGATGTTATCATCCATGATATGGCTGTGACCCACCTTGCTGCAACCGTCAGCGCGCCTGGTACGGGCGAGGTGAAATATTATACCGGAAATACGCTGGGTGGTATCGTGGATGACTCCCAATGGACTGAAGCCAGCTCAAGTTCAGCTACCCCGGGGCAGGCCAATGGGGGCGATAACTCAAACTGGGTGGATCAATCCCTGCCCGTTGAATTATCCCGTTGGTGGGCCAAGGCTATAGATGGTGAAGTGAGGTTGAACTGGACAACAGATTCAGAATTTGAGAATCAGGGATTTATTATTGAGAGAAGGCATAATTCAGGAGACAGGAGTCAGAATTTATGGGCGGAGATTTCATCTTTTGTCACAAATCCTGACCTACTGGGACAAGGGTCCACCTCTGCACAGAACGAATACTCCTTCATAGATAAGCAGGTGAAAGTGGGCGAATCATATTCCTATCGTCTCTCAGACGTTGATTATCGGGGGAATATTGCTGGGCATTTAGTAATTAGTGTGGCAGTGGTAGACGACAGGAGGAAGCATACCTACAGTCTAGGCTACTATCCAAATCCATGCAATTCAGAGATTAATCTTGTAGTTGGAGCTGGAAATGAAGGAGGACCTCTCTGTATTGATATTCTGAACCTGAGGGGAGAGGTAGTGAAAAATCTATACTCTGGGACACCTGCAACCAGCATTCTCAATGTTAGATGGAATGGAACTAGCTCAGACAATATACCTGTATCGTCAGGAACCTATATCGTGAAAATATCAGGTCCGCAAACATCACAATCAAAAGCAATCACCATTATTCAGTAA